One segment of uncultured Jannaschia sp. DNA contains the following:
- a CDS encoding NAD(P)/FAD-dependent oxidoreductase, whose product MTDHVQTVVVGAGVIGTAIARALAQAGHEVLVLEAEDSGHHHTSARNSQVIHAGIYYAPGSLKARLCVEGRRMMYDFCATRHVDHLNCGKLIVATTEGQLAELQVLHDRGHANGVDDLHLISGEAATDLEPELRCLGALVSPSTGVVDAPGFMRALQGEAEAAGASFATHAPLRRATSDPKGWRLEIGDTDGTGLTCNNLVNAAGLGSWDVAAAMDDPGIAIPTRNHVKACYFSLGGAASPFERLIYPAPDAASLGVHSLRDIGGQVRFGPSVHFLDGAAIDYRNDVDPAPFATAIRRFWPGLPEDALVPDTCGIRPRITPPGAPLADFMIRGPADHGRTGLVHLFGMESPGLTSSMAIGAHVARLMA is encoded by the coding sequence GTGACCGACCATGTCCAGACCGTCGTCGTCGGCGCAGGCGTCATCGGCACCGCGATCGCGCGCGCGCTGGCGCAGGCCGGCCACGAGGTGCTGGTGCTGGAGGCCGAGGACTCGGGCCATCACCACACCAGCGCCCGCAACAGCCAGGTCATCCACGCGGGCATCTACTACGCGCCCGGATCGCTGAAGGCGCGGCTCTGCGTCGAAGGGCGGCGCATGATGTACGACTTCTGCGCGACGCGGCATGTCGATCACCTGAACTGCGGCAAGCTGATCGTGGCCACGACCGAGGGGCAACTGGCCGAACTGCAGGTGCTCCACGACCGCGGCCATGCGAATGGCGTGGACGACCTCCACCTGATCTCCGGCGAGGCCGCGACCGACCTGGAACCCGAGCTCAGGTGCCTCGGGGCGCTGGTCTCGCCGTCCACCGGGGTCGTCGACGCACCGGGCTTCATGCGCGCGCTTCAGGGCGAGGCCGAGGCCGCGGGCGCGTCCTTCGCCACCCATGCGCCCCTGCGGCGCGCGACCTCGGACCCCAAAGGCTGGCGGCTGGAGATCGGCGACACGGACGGCACCGGCCTGACCTGCAACAACCTCGTGAACGCCGCCGGGCTGGGATCGTGGGACGTGGCCGCGGCAATGGACGACCCCGGCATCGCCATCCCGACCCGCAACCACGTCAAGGCCTGCTACTTCTCGCTCGGCGGCGCGGCCTCGCCCTTCGAGCGGCTGATCTACCCCGCGCCCGACGCCGCGTCGCTCGGGGTACACAGCCTGCGCGACATCGGCGGGCAGGTTCGGTTCGGCCCGTCGGTGCATTTCCTCGACGGCGCGGCCATCGACTACCGCAACGATGTCGATCCCGCCCCCTTCGCCACCGCGATTCGTCGGTTCTGGCCCGGTCTTCCCGAGGATGCGCTTGTTCCCGACACCTGCGGCATCCGGCCCCGAATCACGCCGCCCGGCGCGCCGCTGGCGGATTTCATGATCCGCGGCCCCGCCGACCACGGACGGACGGGGCTGGTGCATCTTTTCGGGATGGAATCGCCCGGTCTCACGTCCTCGATGGCGATCGGGGCCCATGTCGCCCGCCTCATGGCGTGA
- a CDS encoding thiamine pyrophosphate-binding protein — protein MRGADLLVETLKAAGVRRIFSLSGNQIMPVYDACLSAGIEIVHTRHEGAAVFMAEAHAQITGEVGVALVTAGAGLGNAIGPLLCARESDTPVLLLSGDSPVAQDGRGAFQEMDQTALTASLTKLSVRPVRANDLDMATARAMRVAASGRPGPVHLALPFDVLSANTDAPVPTTARDMMVLAPEAIEAIAADMAAAARPVILTGPVLSETRAPGLARQLGDAIGATVLCMESPRGLRDPALGGFGAMLGEADMVLCLGKRVDFTLGAGSAFADDARVHVVTPDEGERARAHRNLGDRAATHAADPRDAAPALIAAARGNPSSDWQSNLAARVAARADRPDVDGLTPDLICAAVQRRIDAHPDTIVICDGGEFGQWAQAYTSAPRRIVNGISGAIGGGPCYGLAAALAQPDAQVIVMVGDGTVGFHFAEFETAARAGAAFTVVIGNDRRWNAEHVIQMRDFGSDRGIGCDLSGARYDEAVAALGGHGEHVTDAADLDAALDRAAASGKVACVNVAMHGLPAPAAP, from the coding sequence ATGAGGGGTGCGGACCTTCTGGTCGAGACGCTGAAGGCCGCCGGGGTACGGCGCATCTTCTCGCTCTCGGGCAACCAGATCATGCCGGTCTACGACGCCTGCCTCAGCGCGGGGATCGAGATCGTCCACACCCGCCACGAGGGTGCGGCCGTCTTCATGGCCGAAGCCCATGCCCAGATCACCGGCGAGGTCGGCGTGGCACTGGTCACGGCGGGCGCGGGCCTCGGGAACGCCATCGGCCCGCTACTCTGCGCGCGGGAATCCGACACGCCGGTGCTTCTGCTGTCGGGCGATTCGCCCGTCGCGCAGGACGGCCGCGGCGCGTTTCAGGAGATGGACCAGACCGCGCTGACCGCATCGCTGACCAAGCTCTCGGTCCGACCGGTTCGAGCGAACGACCTCGACATGGCGACCGCCCGAGCGATGCGCGTCGCGGCCTCGGGGCGACCCGGCCCCGTCCATCTCGCCCTGCCCTTCGACGTGCTCTCCGCCAATACCGACGCGCCCGTCCCGACCACCGCGCGCGACATGATGGTCTTGGCGCCCGAGGCGATCGAGGCCATCGCCGCCGACATGGCCGCCGCCGCACGCCCCGTCATCCTGACCGGCCCGGTCCTGTCGGAGACGCGCGCGCCGGGACTGGCCCGGCAGCTCGGCGACGCGATCGGCGCCACCGTCCTCTGCATGGAAAGTCCCCGCGGGCTGCGCGACCCGGCGCTGGGCGGCTTCGGCGCGATGCTGGGCGAGGCGGACATGGTCCTCTGCCTCGGCAAGCGGGTCGACTTCACGCTGGGCGCCGGGTCCGCCTTCGCCGACGATGCGCGCGTGCACGTCGTCACGCCCGACGAGGGAGAGCGTGCGCGCGCCCATCGCAATCTGGGCGACCGCGCCGCCACCCATGCCGCCGACCCGAGAGACGCGGCCCCGGCGCTGATCGCCGCCGCCAGGGGCAACCCCTCCTCCGACTGGCAATCGAACCTGGCTGCGCGGGTCGCCGCCCGTGCGGACAGGCCCGATGTGGATGGTCTGACGCCGGATCTGATCTGCGCCGCCGTGCAGCGTCGGATCGACGCGCATCCCGACACCATCGTCATCTGCGACGGCGGCGAGTTCGGGCAATGGGCGCAGGCCTATACGTCCGCCCCCCGGCGCATCGTCAACGGAATCTCGGGCGCGATCGGCGGCGGGCCCTGCTACGGGCTCGCCGCGGCCTTGGCCCAGCCGGACGCGCAGGTCATCGTCATGGTCGGCGACGGCACGGTCGGCTTCCATTTCGCCGAGTTCGAAACGGCGGCACGGGCCGGCGCCGCCTTCACGGTCGTGATCGGCAACGACCGTCGCTGGAACGCCGAGCACGTCATCCAGATGCGCGACTTCGGGTCGGATCGGGGCATCGGCTGCGATCTGAGCGGCGCGCGCTACGACGAGGCGGTCGCGGCGTTGGGCGGGCATGGCGAACACGTCACGGATGCCGCCGATCTCGACGCGGCGCTGGACCGCGCCGCCGCATCCGGCAAGGTCGCCTGCGTCAATGTCGCGATGCACGGCCTGCCTGCCCCCGCCGCGCCGTGA
- a CDS encoding tripartite tricarboxylate transporter permease has product MSFVDSLLAGLALVGNVEAFLALGLGVVIGVIGGAIPGMSATMAVALTLPFTFAMQPITGILLLLGVYKGGIFGGSIPAILIKTPGTPASSATVLDGYPLAEQGKAGKALGMALYASCTADLISNLALILFAGWLASFALSFGPPEFFTLILFSLTIIAGVSGDSLLRGALSALLGLLLATIGLDLVYGTNRFTFGDPNLMGGLNFIAVLIGLFAIPEILSMVWNPRAHDGQTRALGQNWVTLKEYAASFKSIVRGSFIGVFLGSIPGIGAAPSAFLSYSEARRKSPNKANFGKGELEGVAAAEAGNNGVAGATLIPLLALGVPGDVITAIIMGAFMVHGLQPGPMMFILNVDIIYGLFIGLIVSSVFLFAVGSVAIRAFRYVADIPRGVLFPAVMVLCIYGVFAVNNNLFDVGVMFAMGWVGFFFLRFQIPAAPFLIAFILGPLLEDNFRQAMLMSGSNPTILFRGPITWVFWALTAITVVAIARAGFRATRRKCTPA; this is encoded by the coding sequence ATGAGCTTCGTCGACAGCCTGCTGGCCGGTCTCGCCCTCGTCGGCAATGTCGAGGCGTTCCTCGCACTCGGCCTCGGGGTCGTGATCGGGGTCATCGGTGGCGCCATCCCCGGCATGTCGGCGACCATGGCCGTCGCCCTGACCCTGCCCTTCACCTTCGCGATGCAGCCGATCACCGGCATCCTTCTGCTGCTGGGCGTCTACAAGGGCGGCATCTTCGGCGGCTCCATCCCCGCGATCCTCATCAAGACGCCCGGCACGCCAGCCTCCTCGGCCACCGTGCTCGACGGCTACCCGCTGGCCGAGCAGGGCAAGGCGGGCAAGGCGCTGGGGATGGCGCTCTACGCCTCCTGCACGGCCGACCTCATCTCGAACCTCGCGCTCATCCTCTTCGCGGGCTGGCTGGCGAGCTTCGCGCTTTCCTTCGGGCCGCCGGAATTCTTCACGCTGATCCTCTTCTCGCTGACGATCATCGCGGGCGTCTCCGGCGACAGCCTCCTGCGCGGCGCGCTCTCGGCGCTGCTGGGGCTTTTGCTGGCGACGATCGGGCTCGACCTCGTCTACGGCACCAACCGCTTCACCTTCGGCGATCCGAACCTGATGGGCGGGCTGAACTTCATCGCCGTGCTGATCGGCCTCTTCGCCATCCCCGAGATCCTGTCGATGGTCTGGAACCCCCGCGCCCATGACGGCCAGACGCGCGCGCTGGGCCAGAACTGGGTGACGCTCAAGGAGTACGCGGCGAGCTTCAAGTCCATCGTCCGGGGCAGTTTCATCGGCGTCTTCCTCGGGTCCATTCCGGGCATCGGCGCGGCCCCCTCGGCCTTCCTCAGCTACTCCGAAGCACGGCGGAAATCGCCCAACAAGGCCAATTTCGGCAAGGGCGAACTCGAGGGCGTCGCCGCCGCCGAGGCGGGCAACAACGGCGTCGCGGGTGCCACGCTGATCCCGCTTCTGGCGCTTGGTGTGCCGGGCGATGTCATCACCGCGATCATCATGGGCGCGTTCATGGTCCACGGCCTGCAGCCCGGCCCGATGATGTTCATCCTGAACGTCGACATCATCTACGGGCTGTTCATCGGCCTGATCGTCAGCTCGGTGTTCCTCTTCGCGGTGGGCTCGGTCGCGATCCGCGCCTTCCGCTACGTGGCCGACATCCCGCGTGGCGTGCTCTTCCCGGCGGTGATGGTGCTCTGCATCTACGGCGTGTTCGCGGTGAACAACAATCTCTTCGACGTGGGCGTGATGTTCGCGATGGGCTGGGTCGGGTTCTTCTTCCTCCGCTTCCAGATCCCCGCGGCCCCCTTCCTCATCGCCTTCATCCTCGGCCCGCTGCTCGAGGACAACTTCCGCCAGGCGATGCTGATGTCAGGCTCGAACCCGACGATCCTCTTCCGGGGGCCGATCACCTGGGTGTTCTGGGCGCTGACCGCGATCACCGTGGTCGCCATCGCGCGCGCCGGGTTCCGGGCCACGCGCCGGAAGTGCACACCAGCATGA
- a CDS encoding tripartite tricarboxylate transporter TctB family protein, with product MQLGVGAVAVAALLLFYAIPVWVSSPSNVRNIVLSPLFWPNALAILTALIGLSLIATAWRQPRGPAPTSDVEDRGTAMLRLAGAAVVMVLTFLALPRLGLVWTAMLTFVALALLVRTKHPVWALVSAVVVPLVLYLFFAKVAGVAIPQGLFVRLP from the coding sequence ATGCAGCTGGGCGTCGGGGCCGTCGCGGTGGCGGCGCTTCTCCTGTTCTACGCGATCCCGGTCTGGGTCTCCTCGCCGTCCAATGTCCGCAACATCGTGCTGTCGCCGCTCTTCTGGCCGAACGCACTGGCGATCCTGACGGCGCTGATCGGCCTGTCGCTGATCGCCACCGCCTGGCGCCAGCCCCGCGGGCCCGCGCCGACCTCGGACGTCGAGGACCGCGGCACGGCGATGCTTCGCCTTGCGGGCGCGGCGGTGGTCATGGTCCTGACGTTCCTCGCCCTGCCCCGGCTCGGCCTCGTCTGGACGGCGATGCTGACCTTCGTGGCGCTCGCCCTTCTGGTCCGCACGAAACATCCCGTCTGGGCGCTCGTCTCGGCGGTGGTGGTGCCGCTCGTCCTCTATCTCTTCTTCGCCAAGGTCGCGGGCGTCGCCATCCCGCAGGGCCTTTTCGTGAGACTGCCATGA
- a CDS encoding tripartite tricarboxylate transporter substrate binding protein produces MTRFHTGLVAAALTGLTATAAWAEYPERAINMVIPYGAGGATDISARAIAAPLGEAVGQALVMSNITGAGGATGSVAVQNAQPDGYTMLFARVGSHSVNPAMKATLPYTLDDFRFVTVYEINPFACAVAAGSEIQSMDDLIAKAQGDGIAFSSSGVGSGLHLGATMVLDAFGLEDAANTATHIPQQGGGAAATAVLNGTADFLCTNSSSIAGFIANEQMRPLLVTTAEPVPGFDAPSAADLGHPELEQLVGWTGIAGPAGLPDDVAAKWGEWMTAATADEGFREVMESAGSIIEVMDPEQANAFIQQQYETFRALVDELGMRIEG; encoded by the coding sequence ATGACACGTTTCCACACCGGCCTTGTGGCCGCTGCACTGACTGGCCTGACCGCGACCGCCGCTTGGGCCGAGTACCCCGAGCGGGCCATCAACATGGTGATCCCCTACGGCGCGGGCGGCGCCACCGACATCTCGGCGCGCGCCATCGCCGCGCCCCTGGGCGAGGCCGTGGGCCAAGCGCTCGTCATGTCGAACATCACCGGCGCGGGCGGGGCCACCGGCTCGGTCGCCGTCCAGAACGCGCAGCCCGACGGCTACACGATGCTTTTCGCGCGCGTCGGCAGCCATTCGGTCAATCCGGCGATGAAGGCGACCCTGCCCTACACGCTCGACGATTTCCGCTTCGTGACCGTCTACGAGATCAACCCCTTCGCCTGTGCCGTCGCCGCCGGCTCCGAGATCCAGTCGATGGACGACCTGATCGCCAAGGCGCAGGGCGATGGGATCGCCTTCTCGTCCTCGGGTGTGGGCTCCGGCCTGCATCTGGGCGCAACCATGGTGCTCGATGCCTTCGGGCTGGAGGACGCGGCCAACACCGCGACGCACATCCCGCAACAAGGCGGCGGGGCCGCGGCGACCGCGGTGCTGAACGGCACGGCGGACTTCCTCTGCACGAATTCGTCCTCGATCGCGGGCTTCATCGCCAACGAGCAGATGCGCCCGCTTCTCGTGACCACCGCCGAGCCGGTGCCCGGCTTCGACGCGCCTTCGGCCGCCGACCTGGGCCATCCCGAGCTTGAACAGCTCGTCGGCTGGACGGGGATCGCGGGGCCCGCGGGTCTGCCCGACGACGTCGCCGCCAAGTGGGGCGAATGGATGACCGCCGCCACGGCGGACGAAGGGTTCCGCGAGGTGATGGAATCCGCGGGCTCGATCATCGAGGTGATGGACCCCGAGCAGGCGAACGCCTTCATCCAGCAGCAATACGAAACCTTCCGGGCGCTGGTCGACGAGCTTGGCATGCGTATCGAAGGCTGA
- a CDS encoding LysR substrate-binding domain-containing protein, translating into MLRTLIAVDDHGTFSAAAGAVFVTHAAVSQQMKALEAEWDVKLFDRSRRTPVFTPVGRAMVARARQVVADYDDLVPSVLGDGGLSGELTLGVVPTTLTGLAPLGVSALRQAYPDLQVRLQGGLTYALLRMVERGQLDAAVVSRPGLIPQGHDWHAVAAEELQLLAAENTEGDDPVELLRRHPFIRFSRDAVVGAMIETWLQEKGIVVQEAMELEGLDAISSMVLCNMGVAIAPRRAVQPQQPLPLRRIPLGPDAPVRHLGLVCRADSTKTRAIEALVARLRSAVALGVLTPEGIRDVV; encoded by the coding sequence ATGCTCCGAACCCTTATCGCGGTGGACGATCACGGCACCTTCTCGGCGGCGGCGGGCGCGGTCTTCGTCACCCATGCCGCCGTCAGCCAGCAGATGAAGGCGCTCGAGGCCGAGTGGGACGTGAAGCTTTTCGACCGCTCGCGGCGCACGCCGGTCTTCACGCCGGTCGGGCGCGCGATGGTCGCCCGCGCCCGGCAGGTCGTCGCCGATTACGATGACCTCGTGCCTTCGGTGCTGGGTGATGGCGGGCTGTCCGGTGAGTTGACCCTCGGCGTGGTGCCGACAACCCTGACAGGGCTCGCGCCACTTGGGGTGTCGGCGTTGCGGCAGGCCTATCCCGATCTGCAGGTGCGGCTGCAAGGTGGCCTGACCTACGCGCTGTTGCGGATGGTCGAGCGCGGGCAACTGGACGCCGCCGTCGTCTCGCGCCCCGGCCTGATTCCGCAAGGCCATGACTGGCATGCCGTCGCCGCAGAGGAGTTGCAGCTTCTGGCGGCCGAGAACACCGAGGGCGACGATCCCGTCGAACTCCTCCGCCGCCACCCTTTCATCCGGTTCAGCCGGGACGCCGTCGTGGGCGCGATGATCGAGACCTGGCTCCAGGAGAAGGGCATCGTCGTGCAGGAGGCGATGGAGCTGGAGGGGCTCGACGCCATTTCGTCCATGGTCCTGTGCAACATGGGCGTCGCCATCGCACCCCGCCGCGCGGTCCAGCCGCAACAGCCCTTGCCGCTTCGGCGCATCCCGCTGGGTCCCGATGCGCCGGTCCGGCATCTGGGCCTCGTCTGCCGCGCCGACAGCACCAAGACCCGCGCCATCGAGGCGCTGGTCGCACGGCTCCGCAGCGCGGTCGCGTTGGGCGTGCTGACCCCCGAAGGGATCCGCGATGTCGTTTGA
- a CDS encoding sulfite exporter TauE/SafE family protein: protein MSFEFVALLLAGAALGGFINGLAGFGTALFALGFWLQIMPPVQAVAIVVVMSVVSGLQGVWLVRRAMISQRRRLARFLLPALPGIPLGVAALSVLSADVLKAVIAGFMLLYGGFFGLRAALPKFERPTPLGDVAVGFLGGVLGGAASLSGALPTMWCALRPWPKAEVRAVLQPFNVTVLGLTALTLAIQGTYDRETLIFIAVALPVTMISAQIGIAVFKRLNDDAFRRLVIAMMLVSGAMLLARVVL from the coding sequence ATGTCGTTTGAATTCGTGGCGCTTCTTCTGGCGGGCGCCGCGCTGGGTGGCTTCATCAATGGCCTCGCGGGATTCGGCACGGCGCTCTTCGCGCTGGGCTTCTGGCTTCAGATCATGCCGCCTGTGCAGGCCGTCGCGATCGTCGTCGTCATGTCGGTTGTCAGCGGGCTTCAGGGCGTCTGGCTCGTGCGCCGCGCGATGATCTCCCAGCGGCGCCGCCTCGCGCGGTTCCTGTTGCCCGCGCTGCCGGGCATCCCGCTCGGCGTCGCGGCGCTGTCGGTCCTGTCGGCGGATGTGCTGAAGGCCGTGATCGCGGGCTTCATGCTTCTTTATGGCGGGTTCTTCGGGCTTCGGGCGGCCTTGCCGAAATTCGAGCGGCCGACCCCGTTGGGCGACGTGGCCGTGGGCTTCCTCGGCGGTGTCCTGGGCGGCGCGGCGTCGCTTTCGGGGGCGCTGCCGACGATGTGGTGCGCCCTGCGGCCCTGGCCCAAGGCCGAGGTTCGCGCGGTGTTGCAACCGTTCAATGTGACCGTGCTGGGTCTGACGGCGCTGACCCTCGCCATCCAGGGCACCTACGACCGCGAGACACTCATCTTCATCGCCGTCGCCCTGCCGGTGACGATGATCTCGGCGCAGATCGGGATCGCGGTGTTCAAGCGGCTGAACGATGACGCCTTCCGCCGCCTTGTCATCGCGATGATGCTGGTCTCGGGGGCGATGCTGCTGGCGCGGGTCGTGCTCTGA
- the secB gene encoding protein-export chaperone SecB produces MADEQSPDAQAAPEAAPTDAAQAPPQMQVLGQFIRDMSFENVAVQKGITMEGQPDINVQVGLDAKKRSTDGQFEVAVKLNITAKAKGGEATIFAMELDYAGLFAIQNVPDQQLHPYLLIECPRMLFPFLRRIVSDVSRDGGFPPLNLENIDFVALYRNEITRRAQAEAAQVTPS; encoded by the coding sequence ATGGCCGATGAACAGAGCCCCGACGCCCAAGCCGCCCCCGAAGCCGCGCCGACCGATGCCGCGCAGGCCCCGCCCCAGATGCAGGTGCTCGGGCAGTTCATCCGCGACATGTCGTTCGAGAACGTGGCCGTCCAGAAGGGCATCACGATGGAGGGCCAGCCCGACATCAACGTGCAGGTCGGGCTGGATGCCAAGAAGCGCTCGACGGACGGCCAGTTCGAAGTCGCGGTGAAGCTCAACATCACCGCCAAGGCCAAGGGCGGCGAGGCCACGATCTTCGCGATGGAGCTGGATTACGCCGGCCTCTTCGCGATCCAGAACGTGCCGGACCAGCAACTGCATCCCTACCTCCTGATCGAATGCCCCCGGATGCTCTTCCCGTTCCTGCGCCGTATCGTCTCGGACGTGTCGCGCGACGGGGGCTTCCCGCCGCTCAACCTCGAGAACATCGATTTCGTCGCCCTCTACCGCAACGAGATCACGCGCCGCGCGCAGGCCGAGGCCGCACAGGTCACGCCCTCCTGA
- a CDS encoding FxsA family protein — translation MWLFALFVAVPILEIALFIQVGGWLGLWPTLAIVIATAALGTYLVRRQGLAELARIQGSLSNLSDPTRPLAHGAMILASGLLLLTPGFFTDGLGFALLVPGVRDAIMGYVRKRIRVQSFTMGAPPHSADPQGDPRPIDPRDDVVEGDYVEMPRRDGPSGWTERR, via the coding sequence ATGTGGCTCTTCGCCCTGTTCGTCGCCGTTCCCATCCTGGAGATCGCGCTCTTCATCCAGGTGGGCGGTTGGCTCGGCCTCTGGCCGACCCTCGCGATCGTGATCGCGACGGCGGCGCTGGGCACGTATCTCGTGCGCCGCCAGGGCCTGGCCGAGCTGGCGCGCATCCAGGGCTCGCTCTCGAACCTGTCGGACCCGACGCGGCCGCTGGCCCATGGTGCGATGATCCTCGCCTCGGGTCTGCTGCTGCTGACGCCGGGCTTCTTCACCGACGGGCTCGGCTTCGCGCTTCTGGTGCCGGGGGTGCGGGACGCGATCATGGGCTATGTCCGCAAGCGCATCCGCGTGCAGTCCTTCACGATGGGCGCGCCGCCGCACTCGGCCGATCCGCAGGGCGACCCGCGACCGATCGACCCCCGCGACGACGTGGTCGAAGGCGATTACGTCGAAATGCCGCGCCGCGACGGGCCGTCGGGCTGGACCGAACGCCGCTGA
- a CDS encoding Tim44/TimA family putative adaptor protein, translating to MDDAVIQLLVLAAIALFLVIRLKNVLGTRTGFEKPPAVDGPSPSRDVRRDFEVIEGGPDTDITDHAADGSETAKALAAMKLAEPGFNVTEFVSGARQAYEMILMAFEKGDLAPVQSFLSEDVYEAFLSVVSDREDKGLTIEANFVGVRETNLTEAEFDRATDEGQITLRFVAELTSVVRDAEGTVIEGNPNEIKKQRDVWTFARTMGTGDPNWKLVATGG from the coding sequence ATGGACGACGCTGTGATTCAACTGCTGGTACTGGCCGCGATCGCCCTGTTCCTGGTCATCCGCCTGAAGAACGTTCTGGGCACGCGCACGGGCTTCGAGAAGCCGCCCGCCGTGGACGGCCCCTCGCCGTCGCGCGACGTGCGCCGCGACTTCGAGGTGATCGAGGGCGGGCCCGACACCGATATCACCGACCATGCCGCCGATGGCTCCGAGACGGCCAAGGCGCTGGCCGCGATGAAGCTGGCCGAGCCGGGCTTCAACGTCACCGAGTTCGTGAGCGGCGCGCGGCAGGCCTACGAGATGATCCTGATGGCCTTCGAGAAGGGTGATCTGGCCCCCGTGCAGTCGTTCCTGTCCGAAGACGTGTACGAAGCGTTCCTGTCGGTCGTGTCGGACCGCGAGGACAAGGGTCTGACGATCGAGGCGAATTTCGTCGGCGTCCGCGAGACGAACCTCACCGAGGCCGAGTTCGATCGCGCGACCGACGAGGGCCAGATCACGCTGCGCTTCGTGGCCGAGCTGACGAGTGTCGTGCGCGATGCCGAGGGCACGGTGATCGAGGGCAATCCCAACGAAATCAAGAAGCAGCGCGACGTCTGGACCTTCGCCCGCACCATGGGCACCGGCGATCCGAACTGGAAGCTGGTCGCGACGGGCGGCTGA
- a CDS encoding MltA domain-containing protein codes for MTPADDTEAASGRPSHTDLTGWAVDDLDAALGAFLRNPEGPLSAAARAAPDGRRFFETYFTPDAPVAGHFTGYYEPEIRASRTRTDAFPVPIHADPPGGIALPRDGIDAHLAGYEIAWLRDEVDRFFLQVQGSGRLIFSDGTTLRVGHSAKNGHPYVSIGLLLIERGIFGADITADALKDWLRADPERGRAVMAENPSYVLFRVVDLSDATGPMGTLCPVTPMRSVAVDPEHVALGTPVWIEVEGHARLCIAQDTGSAIKGPGRADLYHGSGDVAGHAAGRLNARGTLTPLRPR; via the coding sequence ATGACGCCCGCGGATGACACCGAGGCCGCCTCCGGGCGGCCTTCGCATACCGATCTGACGGGCTGGGCGGTCGACGATCTGGACGCGGCACTGGGTGCGTTCCTGCGCAATCCCGAGGGGCCGCTCTCCGCAGCCGCGCGGGCCGCCCCCGACGGGCGCCGCTTCTTCGAGACGTATTTCACGCCCGACGCACCGGTGGCCGGGCACTTCACCGGCTATTACGAGCCCGAGATCCGGGCCTCGCGGACCCGGACCGACGCGTTCCCGGTTCCGATCCATGCCGATCCGCCCGGCGGCATCGCGCTGCCCCGCGACGGGATCGACGCCCATCTGGCGGGCTACGAGATCGCGTGGCTGCGCGACGAGGTGGACCGGTTCTTCCTGCAGGTGCAGGGCTCCGGACGGCTGATTTTCTCGGATGGCACGACGCTGCGGGTCGGGCATTCGGCCAAGAACGGGCATCCTTACGTGTCGATCGGACTCCTCCTGATCGAACGGGGCATCTTCGGCGCGGATATCACGGCGGACGCGCTGAAGGACTGGCTCCGTGCAGACCCCGAGCGCGGGCGCGCGGTGATGGCCGAGAACCCGAGCTACGTGCTCTTCCGCGTGGTCGACCTGTCGGATGCGACGGGACCGATGGGCACGCTTTGCCCGGTGACGCCGATGCGGTCCGTTGCCGTCGATCCGGAGCATGTGGCGCTGGGCACGCCCGTCTGGATCGAGGTCGAGGGCCACGCCCGGCTCTGCATCGCGCAGGACACGGGTTCGGCCATCAAGGGGCCGGGCCGGGCGGATCTGTACCATGGCTCGGGCGACGTGGCGGGCCATGCGGCGGGCCGGCTGAACGCGCGCGGCACGCTCACGCCGCTCCGGCCGCGATGA
- a CDS encoding Smr/MutS family protein produces the protein MTRRRRGLSPEDRDIWARVTRDADPLHPERRAAPPPEPIPRPTPTPQAPRIDPFRIGGAARARGSTHALAPALPDQIRAQPLRMDAKTHKRMRSGKMRPEAKLDLHGMTLDAAQPELVRFVTGAHGAGKRLLLVVTGKGKSKPGTGPIPNRLGVLRHQVPQWLRMAPLAPLVLQVTEASRAHGGSGAYYVYLRR, from the coding sequence ATGACCCGGCGGCGGCGGGGCCTCTCGCCCGAGGATCGGGATATCTGGGCGCGCGTCACGCGCGATGCCGACCCCTTGCATCCCGAGCGTCGCGCGGCACCGCCACCCGAACCGATCCCGCGTCCGACCCCTACGCCGCAGGCCCCCCGGATCGATCCCTTCCGCATCGGCGGCGCGGCGCGGGCACGGGGTTCGACCCATGCGCTGGCCCCGGCGCTGCCCGACCAGATCCGGGCCCAGCCGCTCCGGATGGATGCCAAAACGCACAAGCGGATGCGGTCGGGCAAGATGCGGCCCGAGGCCAAGCTGGATCTGCACGGAATGACGCTCGACGCCGCCCAGCCCGAGCTCGTGCGCTTCGTGACGGGCGCGCATGGCGCCGGCAAGCGGCTGCTTCTGGTGGTGACGGGCAAGGGCAAGTCGAAACCGGGCACGGGGCCGATCCCGAACCGGCTGGGCGTGCTGCGCCACCAGGTGCCGCAATGGCTGCGGATGGCGCCGCTGGCGCCTCTGGTTCTTCAGGTGACCGAAGCCAGCCGGGCCCATGGCGGGTCAGGCGCGTATTACGTCTATCTCCGGCGCTAG